TCCACCGATGTTTTTGAGATTAAAGGCCCCGCCCGCCTGTCGTACCAAGCCGCTTACCAGAAAAAGGTTCGCCTTGACGATGATGTGGTGGACCAAATAGACAATGGTGCCAGCCAGAGCCAACGGTGTAAACAGGGCCAAACCCAACACCATATATCCCACCTGACTGATAATATGAAAGGAGAGGATTCGTCGCATCTCCATTTGGGAAGCGGCGCCAATCACGCCGAAGAGCATGGTCAGGGCCGCGACGACCAGTAATGTAGCATGTGCGGCTCCAGTGCCGGCTGTAAAGACCAGGGTAAACATGCGGATCAGGGAATAGACACCAACCTTACTCAACATGCCGGCAAAGAAGGCCGCCACCGAAACCGGCAGGGTGTGATAGGAAGCAGGCAACCAGAAAAAGAGAGGAAAAAGGGCCGCTTTAATCCCGAAGGCGATCATCAGCAACATAGCTGCGGCGTTTAGCAGGGCTGTGTTCTCCACTCCGGCAGCTTTAACGTGCAGATCGGCCATGTTCAAAGTGCCGACCAGACCGTAGATCAGCCCGATGGCGGTAATGAAGAAAAGGGTGGAGATCAGGTTAATCGTAACATATTTAACACCTCCAGTAAGCCGGCCGGGGCTTCGCCCCATGACCAGCAGTCCGAAAGAGGCCATCAGCATGACTTCGAACCAGACATAGAGGTTGAACAAGTCACCGGTCAGAAAGGCGCCGCACACAGCAGCGGTGAGCATCTGCATAAATGCATAAAAA
This genomic interval from Deltaproteobacteria bacterium contains the following:
- a CDS encoding Na+/H+ antiporter subunit D, yielding MKILPALPILLPMVTALVLSLLRGSQHRSHGVALGGAVIHLVLTILLLATVLKHEVAVLWVGNWPAPFGICLAADYLSAAMVIITAVVHTAVIAFARHDIDSGQVRMGFYAFMQMLTAAVCGAFLTGDLFNLYVWFEVMLMASFGLLVMGRSPGRLTGGVKYVTINLISTLFFITAIGLIYGLVGTLNMADLHVKAAGVENTALLNAAAMLLMIAFGIKAALFPLFFWLPASYHTLPVSVAAFFAGMLSKVGVYSLIRMFTLVFTAGTGAAHATLLVVAALTMLFGVIGAASQMEMRRILSFHIISQVGYMVLGLALFTPLALAGTIVYLVHHIIVKANLFLVSGLVRQAGGAFNLKNIGGLYKTNGLLALGFIIPAFALAGFPPLSGFWAKLLIIKASLESQQYTLALLSAAVGLLTVFSMIKIWSEAFWKPAPIEERKSSANYPLSPWALAPVLSLAMVTVLLGLCMEPVIRFSVSAAGQLMDPQVYVEAVLGGRP